Proteins from a genomic interval of Geodermatophilus obscurus DSM 43160:
- a CDS encoding serine hydrolase domain-containing protein codes for MTQVESQLTSPESVGMSANRLERVTPALQKYVDERGYPGFTTLVSRRGQLVHAGRIGWQDREAEVPLAEDTIYRLYSMTKPIVCTALMTLFEEGKFQLVDPVAKWIPAFGATKIAGPGGTLEDQSPLRPMQIRDVMSHTSGLTYDFLEDFPVAEQYRARQLMHDPTRTLEQLIDELATIPLAFAPGTMWHYSLGTDVTARLIEVISGQKLGDFLQERLFGPLGMTDTAFGVPESARGRISAMYGLPDLLAQDMTFSTLAGAFAAGDLGRRDVEATYPSDAADVFQRGGLGLFGTGLDYMRFANMLLTGKAEDGTRILGRKTLELMHTNHLAPALRPYALAGVPALGYGFGLGSRVAMDVGQSALAGSAGEFGWAGAAKTYYWVDPVEEVVGVLLTQHMVGFDLPEADFRTVVYQSIED; via the coding sequence ATGACCCAGGTCGAATCCCAGCTCACGTCTCCGGAGTCGGTGGGGATGAGCGCCAACCGCCTTGAGCGCGTCACGCCCGCGCTGCAGAAGTACGTTGACGAGCGCGGCTATCCAGGCTTCACGACGCTCGTGTCGCGCCGCGGCCAGCTCGTCCACGCCGGGCGGATCGGCTGGCAGGACCGCGAAGCCGAGGTGCCCTTGGCGGAGGACACGATCTACCGCTTGTACTCGATGACCAAGCCAATCGTCTGCACTGCGCTGATGACGCTCTTCGAGGAGGGGAAGTTCCAGCTCGTCGACCCGGTCGCCAAGTGGATTCCGGCGTTCGGGGCGACGAAGATCGCTGGGCCGGGCGGGACGCTCGAGGATCAGTCGCCGCTGCGTCCGATGCAGATCCGCGACGTGATGAGCCATACGAGTGGGCTCACCTACGACTTCCTCGAGGACTTCCCGGTCGCGGAGCAGTACCGCGCGAGGCAGCTCATGCACGACCCGACGCGCACGCTAGAGCAGCTGATCGACGAGCTTGCGACGATCCCGCTTGCCTTCGCGCCCGGGACGATGTGGCACTACAGCCTGGGCACCGACGTCACGGCGCGCCTGATCGAGGTCATCTCGGGCCAGAAGCTCGGGGACTTCCTCCAGGAGCGCCTCTTTGGGCCGCTCGGGATGACCGACACGGCCTTCGGCGTGCCGGAGTCCGCGCGCGGCCGCATTTCGGCCATGTACGGCCTGCCGGACCTCCTAGCCCAGGACATGACGTTCAGCACCCTGGCGGGCGCGTTCGCCGCCGGCGACTTGGGCCGCCGCGACGTGGAGGCGACCTATCCGAGCGACGCGGCGGACGTCTTCCAGCGTGGCGGCCTGGGCCTCTTCGGGACGGGCTTGGACTACATGCGCTTCGCGAACATGCTGCTCACGGGCAAGGCGGAGGACGGCACCCGCATTCTCGGCCGCAAGACGCTCGAGTTGATGCACACGAACCATCTCGCACCGGCGCTGCGCCCGTACGCCCTCGCCGGCGTACCGGCGCTCGGCTACGGGTTCGGCCTGGGCTCTCGCGTGGCGATGGACGTTGGCCAGAGCGCGCTGGCCGGCTCCGCTGGCGAGTTCGGCTGGGCCGGTGCGGCGAAGACCTATTACTGGGTCGACCCGGTCGAGGAGGTCGTCGGCGTGCTCCTGACGCAGCACATGGTCGGCTTCGACCTGCCCGAGGCTGACTTTCGGACGGTCGTGTACCAGTCGATCGAGGACTGA
- a CDS encoding flavin-containing monooxygenase yields the protein MSAVQQDRQEASTDPVGEFDAVVVGAGFSGLYMLHRLRDKLGLSARVYEAADDVGGTWYWNRYPGARCDSESYFYSFSDRLSEELLQEWTWSERFAGQPEILRYLQHVADRWDLRRDIQFNTRVTAASYDEARSRWAISTDDGDWVTAKFLITAVGCLSAANLPEFQGREKFRGEQYHTALWPHEGVDFTGKRVAVIGTGATGVQAIPEIAKEAAHVYVLQRTPNYDIAGGNGPLDPEYVQRTKANYKEIWQRTRETSFGFPYDAPDRPALSVPDDERQRIYDTAWAEGGFRIGLTFNDLLVDVKANETASEFVRAKIRERVQNPEIAEMLVPKDHPFFTKRPPLENGYYETFNRDNVTLVDVRRSPIEEITETGVRTRDDEYEVDTIVFATGFDAMTGTLFKMNISGRGGVALQEKWAEGPRTYLGVATQGFPNMFMITGPQSPSVLSNMPVSIEQHVDWIADCIRYMREHNIDKVEPLVEAEDDWVEHHNTVTQATLLPMANSWWVGANIPGKPRNLYPYVGGVGYYREICEEVAAHGYDGFGMAKYGSSSVTGTRPASRFPVKTARAVIG from the coding sequence ATGTCCGCTGTTCAGCAGGACCGGCAGGAAGCCAGCACGGACCCAGTCGGTGAATTCGACGCCGTCGTTGTAGGAGCCGGATTCTCCGGTCTGTACATGCTCCATCGCCTGCGCGACAAGCTGGGATTGTCAGCGCGAGTGTACGAGGCCGCCGACGACGTCGGTGGCACTTGGTACTGGAATCGCTACCCGGGCGCGCGGTGTGATTCGGAGAGCTACTTCTACAGCTTCTCCGACCGCTTGTCCGAGGAGCTCCTCCAGGAGTGGACCTGGAGCGAGCGTTTCGCCGGCCAACCGGAGATCCTCCGGTACCTCCAACATGTCGCCGACAGATGGGACCTTCGCCGGGACATTCAGTTCAATACCCGTGTCACCGCGGCTAGCTATGACGAGGCGAGAAGCCGTTGGGCCATCAGCACAGACGACGGCGACTGGGTGACCGCAAAGTTCCTCATCACCGCCGTCGGGTGCCTGTCCGCGGCCAACCTGCCGGAGTTCCAAGGGCGCGAGAAGTTCCGGGGCGAGCAGTACCACACCGCACTGTGGCCGCACGAAGGAGTCGACTTCACCGGCAAGCGGGTCGCCGTGATCGGCACGGGGGCGACCGGGGTCCAGGCCATTCCGGAGATCGCCAAAGAGGCGGCGCACGTGTACGTGCTGCAACGCACTCCGAACTACGACATCGCGGGGGGAAACGGACCACTGGACCCCGAGTACGTGCAGCGGACCAAGGCCAACTACAAGGAGATCTGGCAGCGGACGAGGGAGACGAGTTTCGGGTTCCCCTATGACGCTCCGGACCGGCCGGCCCTCTCAGTGCCCGATGATGAGAGGCAGCGCATCTACGACACCGCGTGGGCGGAAGGCGGCTTCCGCATCGGCCTGACGTTCAACGATCTCCTGGTCGATGTGAAGGCGAACGAAACGGCCTCGGAATTCGTCCGCGCGAAGATCCGGGAGAGGGTGCAGAACCCGGAGATCGCCGAGATGCTGGTCCCGAAGGACCACCCCTTCTTCACGAAGCGTCCACCCCTCGAGAACGGCTACTACGAGACGTTCAACCGAGACAACGTGACCCTGGTCGACGTCCGGCGGTCACCGATCGAAGAGATCACCGAAACGGGTGTGCGGACGAGAGACGACGAGTACGAGGTCGACACCATTGTATTCGCGACCGGATTCGACGCGATGACCGGCACACTCTTCAAGATGAACATCTCCGGCCGGGGCGGCGTCGCCTTGCAAGAGAAGTGGGCGGAGGGGCCGCGGACCTATCTTGGCGTCGCGACGCAAGGCTTTCCGAACATGTTCATGATCACCGGGCCGCAGAGTCCGTCCGTGCTGAGCAACATGCCGGTCTCCATCGAGCAGCACGTCGACTGGATCGCCGACTGCATCCGCTACATGCGCGAACACAACATCGACAAGGTGGAGCCACTGGTGGAAGCGGAAGATGACTGGGTGGAACACCACAACACCGTGACCCAGGCGACTCTGCTGCCTATGGCCAACTCCTGGTGGGTCGGGGCGAACATCCCCGGGAAGCCGCGGAACCTGTATCCGTACGTCGGCGGCGTGGGCTATTACCGGGAGATATGCGAGGAGGTTGCAGCCCATGGCTATGACGGATTCGGAATGGCAAAGTACGGATCGTCCTCGGTGACCGGAACGCGACCTGCCAGTCGCTTCCCGGTCAAGACGGCGCGCGCGGTGATCGGCTGA
- a CDS encoding NADPH:quinone oxidoreductase family protein, whose protein sequence is MRAALITTLTGPDAVEVRDVPDPVPQPGQVVVDVEFAGVVFPDLLQTRGEYQLRPELPFTPGWEVAGVVREDAGGFRAGDRVAAMPVIGGFAQTVAVDADMVFPLPDEVPFDKGAALPLNYLTMHFALTRRARLETGETVLVHGAAGGVGTAACQLAAAYGARVIAVVSTPDKGEVAGAAGADEVVPVDGFRDEVRRVTDGRGVDVVVDPVGGDRFTDSLRSLAREGRLVVLGFTGREIPTVKVNRLLLANTTVMGAASAEFWRTEPGYAGRQWRDLVPLMQSGAIDPPIGSVYALDQAAAAIREIDQRRAAGRVLIRVR, encoded by the coding sequence GTGCGCGCAGCACTCATCACCACCCTGACCGGTCCGGACGCCGTCGAGGTCCGCGACGTTCCCGACCCCGTGCCGCAGCCGGGTCAGGTGGTGGTCGACGTGGAGTTCGCCGGCGTCGTCTTCCCGGACTTGCTGCAGACCCGCGGGGAGTACCAGCTGCGTCCCGAGCTGCCCTTCACCCCGGGGTGGGAGGTGGCGGGGGTGGTGCGCGAGGACGCCGGCGGCTTCCGGGCCGGTGACCGGGTGGCGGCGATGCCGGTCATCGGCGGCTTCGCCCAGACCGTCGCCGTCGACGCGGACATGGTCTTCCCACTGCCCGACGAGGTGCCGTTCGACAAGGGGGCGGCGCTGCCGCTGAACTACCTGACCATGCACTTCGCCCTCACCCGCCGCGCGCGGCTGGAGACCGGTGAGACCGTTCTGGTGCACGGCGCGGCCGGCGGCGTCGGTACCGCGGCGTGCCAGCTGGCGGCGGCCTACGGGGCGCGGGTGATCGCGGTGGTGTCCACCCCGGACAAGGGCGAGGTCGCCGGGGCCGCCGGAGCGGACGAGGTCGTGCCGGTCGACGGCTTCCGCGACGAAGTCCGCCGGGTCACCGACGGCCGCGGCGTGGACGTCGTGGTCGACCCGGTCGGCGGCGACCGGTTCACCGACTCACTGCGCTCCCTGGCCCGGGAGGGCCGGCTGGTCGTCCTCGGCTTCACCGGCCGAGAGATCCCCACGGTCAAGGTCAATCGGCTGCTGCTGGCCAACACCACGGTGATGGGGGCGGCCTCGGCCGAGTTCTGGCGGACCGAGCCGGGATACGCCGGCCGGCAGTGGCGCGACCTCGTGCCGCTGATGCAGTCCGGGGCGATCGACCCACCGATCGGTTCGGTGTACGCCCTGGACCAGGCCGCAGCAGCGATCCGGGAGATCGACCAGCGCCGAGCGGCGGGCAGGGTGCTCATCCGCGTCCGCTAG
- a CDS encoding IS256 family transposase has product MALDQSALLEVLDALKAADVDDRIRSAATTIYQALIEAELTAVIGAAPHERTEGRTAQRNGSRPRTLSTTAGDLELRIPKLRAGSFFPSLLERRRRIDQALFAVVMEAYLHGVSTRKVDDLVRALGADTGISKSEVSRICADLDAEVSSFQDRSLAEQAFPYVFLDATYCKARVNRRVVSQAVVIATGVAADGHREVLGFAVGDSEDGAFWTAFLRSLKARGLAGPQLVISDAHTGLKAAIGAVLLGASWQRCRVHFMRNVLARVPRGNSEMVAAAIRTVFAQPDAEHVRSQLDVIAGMLGRQFPQVEAMLHEAADDLLAFTAFPVAHWKKIWSTNPLERLNKEIKRRTDVVGVFPNPAALLRLAGAVLVEAHDEWQVSDRRYLAESSMALLASRSDSAEEVAQPALIAS; this is encoded by the coding sequence ATGGCCCTGGACCAGTCTGCCCTGCTCGAGGTGCTCGACGCACTCAAGGCAGCCGATGTCGACGACCGCATCCGGTCGGCGGCCACCACGATCTACCAGGCGTTGATCGAGGCCGAGCTGACCGCGGTGATCGGGGCGGCGCCGCACGAGCGCACCGAGGGTCGCACCGCCCAGCGCAACGGCTCCCGCCCCCGCACCCTGTCCACGACGGCCGGGGATCTGGAGCTGCGGATCCCCAAGCTGCGCGCCGGGTCGTTCTTCCCCTCGCTGCTGGAACGCCGGCGGCGGATCGACCAGGCGCTGTTCGCCGTGGTCATGGAGGCCTACCTGCACGGGGTGAGCACGCGGAAGGTCGATGACCTGGTGCGGGCGTTGGGCGCCGACACCGGCATTTCCAAGTCCGAGGTCTCCCGGATCTGCGCCGACCTCGATGCCGAGGTCAGCTCTTTTCAGGACCGTTCACTGGCCGAGCAGGCCTTCCCGTACGTGTTCCTCGACGCCACCTACTGCAAGGCACGGGTGAACCGGCGGGTGGTCTCCCAGGCCGTGGTCATCGCCACCGGCGTGGCCGCCGACGGCCACCGGGAGGTGCTCGGCTTCGCCGTCGGCGATTCGGAGGACGGCGCGTTCTGGACGGCGTTCCTGCGCTCGCTGAAGGCCCGCGGGCTGGCCGGCCCCCAGCTGGTCATCTCCGACGCGCACACCGGGCTCAAGGCCGCCATCGGCGCGGTGCTGCTCGGCGCCAGTTGGCAAAGGTGCCGGGTGCACTTCATGCGCAACGTGCTCGCCCGCGTCCCGCGCGGCAACAGCGAGATGGTCGCCGCGGCGATCCGCACCGTCTTCGCCCAGCCCGACGCCGAGCACGTGCGCTCCCAGCTCGACGTGATCGCCGGCATGCTGGGCCGCCAGTTCCCCCAGGTCGAGGCCATGCTGCACGAGGCTGCCGACGACCTGCTGGCCTTCACCGCCTTCCCGGTGGCGCACTGGAAGAAGATCTGGTCGACCAATCCGCTGGAACGGCTGAACAAGGAGATCAAGCGGCGCACCGACGTCGTCGGGGTCTTTCCCAACCCCGCCGCCCTGCTGCGCCTGGCCGGCGCGGTACTGGTCGAGGCGCACGACGAGTGGCAGGTCTCCGACCGCCGCTACCTCGCCGAGAGCTCCATGGCCCTGCTCGCCAGCCGCAGTGACTCGGCGGAGGAGGTGGCGCAGCCGGCCCTGATCGCGTCATAG
- a CDS encoding histone-like nucleoid-structuring protein Lsr2, producing the protein MATKTQVVLIDDLTGDPADTTVKFALDKTEYEIDLSDENATEMRDGLSRYVDAARKVTGGGRRSAPAAKPTYSGYDPAAVRAWAAGQGIEVNARGRIKADVVNKFRAAGN; encoded by the coding sequence ATGGCTACCAAGACTCAGGTTGTTCTGATCGATGACCTCACCGGTGACCCGGCCGACACGACCGTGAAGTTCGCTCTGGACAAGACCGAGTACGAGATCGACCTTTCGGATGAGAACGCAACGGAAATGCGGGACGGACTTTCTCGGTATGTCGACGCTGCGCGGAAGGTGACCGGCGGCGGACGCCGGAGCGCACCGGCGGCGAAGCCGACCTACTCCGGATACGACCCGGCCGCGGTGCGCGCTTGGGCGGCCGGGCAGGGCATCGAGGTCAACGCCCGCGGGCGCATCAAGGCAGACGTCGTAAACAAGTTCCGGGCCGCCGGCAACTGA
- a CDS encoding alpha/beta hydrolase, with translation MPLHPEAQQLLAALEAAGLPPFEHMTVPQAREAAKGFINLQGEPEDFPTQDRAIPGPAGEIPIRVYTPAGDGSKPVIMYFHGGGWVIGDLDVCDNPVRRIANRTGAVVVSVDYRLAPEHTYPAAFDDCYAATAWVSEHAAELDGDPTRIATCGDSAGGNLAAAVAIAARDRQGPPLAAQLLIYPVTDFNFTTGSYQENGDGYLLTKGSMQWFWAHYLGAQDLGKDPFACPARADNLVGLPPTFIATAEFDPLRDEGEAYAANLRAAGVHVTAKRYDGMLHGFAWTLGATPSGAVLIDDLAAAFYDAAERAR, from the coding sequence ATGCCCCTCCACCCCGAAGCCCAGCAGTTGCTCGCCGCGCTCGAGGCAGCAGGACTGCCGCCGTTCGAGCACATGACCGTGCCGCAGGCGCGTGAGGCCGCAAAGGGCTTCATCAACCTCCAAGGGGAGCCCGAGGACTTTCCCACCCAGGACCGGGCGATCCCCGGTCCCGCCGGGGAGATCCCCATCCGCGTCTACACCCCTGCCGGCGACGGGTCGAAGCCCGTGATCATGTACTTCCATGGCGGCGGCTGGGTGATCGGCGACCTCGACGTCTGCGACAACCCGGTCCGCCGGATCGCCAACCGGACCGGTGCGGTCGTCGTCTCCGTCGACTACCGGCTTGCGCCCGAGCACACCTACCCCGCAGCATTCGACGATTGCTACGCCGCGACGGCCTGGGTCTCGGAGCATGCCGCCGAGCTGGACGGTGACCCCACTCGGATTGCGACCTGCGGGGACAGCGCCGGCGGGAACCTTGCCGCCGCCGTCGCGATTGCCGCCCGCGACCGGCAGGGGCCGCCCCTCGCCGCGCAGTTGCTGATCTACCCGGTGACCGACTTCAACTTCACGACCGGGTCCTACCAGGAGAACGGCGACGGGTACCTGCTTACCAAGGGCTCCATGCAGTGGTTCTGGGCGCACTACCTTGGTGCCCAGGACCTCGGCAAGGACCCGTTCGCCTGCCCTGCGCGCGCTGACAACCTCGTGGGCCTCCCCCCAACCTTCATCGCGACCGCCGAGTTCGACCCGCTGCGCGACGAAGGCGAGGCGTACGCCGCCAACCTGCGCGCCGCGGGAGTGCACGTCACCGCGAAGCGTTACGACGGCATGCTGCACGGCTTCGCCTGGACACTCGGTGCCACACCCAGTGGCGCCGTGCTCATCGACGACCTCGCAGCCGCCTTCTACGACGCTGCAGAACGGGCTCGGTAA
- a CDS encoding alpha/beta hydrolase, producing the protein MGLFFTDPLFEEFAVSIGLGLGGQLGEVAAICAQIEDGDDNAWYTGWSTAADRLAEEADHAAARGHRVGARETYLRANLYYAVSYHPLFGAPVDPRLLTAFRKQSEVFGKAAAAADPPGEALEIPFENTTLPAYFFRADNSAESGPLLIATNGYDATLFEMYLGQGLPARQRGYHCLLFDGPGQGRLLYEDGIVMRPDWENVVGPVVDVALQRPEVDPQRIALIGWSLGGYLALRAAAGEHRLAACIADPGLFDIAEAMRARLRAMGVPEAVLERLPDLDEATVAGMTADMQRNRMQRWAMEQRGFWVHGVHTLPDYLRVATEFTLAGHLTRIQCPTLVCAVQDDPLSSTATAVYDGLTASKTLLQFTSANGAGDHCEMRNRALFNLRPLTGWRRACPPARGSPSLQDGDLPLGIAH; encoded by the coding sequence ATGGGCTTGTTCTTCACTGACCCGTTGTTCGAGGAGTTCGCGGTGTCGATCGGGCTGGGTCTCGGCGGACAGCTGGGTGAGGTCGCGGCGATCTGCGCACAGATCGAGGACGGCGACGACAACGCTTGGTACACCGGATGGTCGACAGCGGCGGACCGGCTGGCGGAGGAGGCCGACCACGCTGCTGCCCGAGGGCACCGCGTGGGCGCCCGGGAGACCTACCTGCGGGCCAACCTGTACTACGCGGTCAGCTATCACCCGCTCTTTGGCGCCCCGGTCGACCCGCGCCTGCTGACCGCCTTCCGCAAACAGTCCGAAGTCTTCGGCAAGGCCGCGGCCGCCGCCGACCCTCCCGGTGAGGCGCTGGAGATCCCCTTCGAGAACACCACCCTGCCGGCCTACTTCTTCCGCGCCGACAACAGCGCCGAATCCGGGCCGCTGCTGATCGCGACCAACGGCTACGACGCCACGCTGTTTGAGATGTACCTCGGTCAGGGGCTGCCCGCGCGGCAGCGGGGCTATCACTGCCTGCTGTTCGACGGGCCCGGACAGGGCCGGCTGCTGTACGAGGACGGCATCGTCATGCGCCCGGACTGGGAGAACGTGGTCGGCCCGGTCGTCGACGTGGCGCTGCAGCGGCCGGAGGTCGATCCACAGCGGATCGCCCTGATCGGGTGGAGCCTCGGCGGGTACCTGGCGTTGCGGGCCGCCGCCGGCGAGCACCGCCTCGCTGCCTGCATCGCCGATCCCGGTCTGTTCGACATCGCCGAGGCGATGCGAGCCCGCCTGCGAGCCATGGGGGTGCCCGAAGCCGTTCTCGAGCGGTTACCGGACCTCGATGAGGCCACCGTCGCCGGCATGACAGCGGACATGCAGCGCAACCGCATGCAGCGCTGGGCGATGGAACAACGCGGCTTCTGGGTCCACGGCGTTCACACCTTGCCCGACTATCTCCGCGTCGCCACCGAGTTCACCCTTGCCGGCCACCTGACCCGCATCCAGTGCCCAACCCTGGTTTGTGCCGTCCAGGACGATCCGCTGTCCAGCACGGCGACCGCCGTCTACGACGGACTGACCGCCTCCAAGACACTCCTGCAGTTCACCAGCGCCAACGGCGCCGGCGACCACTGCGAGATGCGCAACCGCGCCTTGTTCAACCTGCGGCCTTTGACTGGCTGGAGGAGAGCCTGTCCGCCAGCACGAGGCAGTCCCTCACTGCAGGACGGTGACTTGCCACTCGGAATAGCTCACTGA
- a CDS encoding helix-turn-helix domain-containing protein codes for MTGLSLQVLAELAAELGPRWQARQDARLADRPRRRAVGAGARHRLVFIDRLLATLVHLRHGVTHDVLACWFGVSRSTITRAIGEVRPLLAERGCTVEDGIRLHTLADVVAPTDPICSPTCPPRCNHVDSLMHLDPEHLDPEHLRPMLPCFQTAFDALTAWVQDGREPPPSATVPRPAGNGATDLLNDCSL; via the coding sequence GTGACCGGACTGTCCCTGCAGGTCCTGGCGGAGCTGGCCGCTGAGCTGGGCCCGCGCTGGCAGGCGCGCCAGGACGCGCGGCTGGCCGATCGGCCGCGGCGGCGGGCGGTCGGGGCCGGTGCCCGGCACCGGTTGGTGTTCATCGACCGGCTGCTGGCCACCCTGGTGCACCTGCGTCATGGGGTCACCCACGACGTGCTGGCTTGCTGGTTTGGGGTGTCCCGCTCGACGATCACTCGTGCCATAGGGGAGGTGCGCCCGCTGCTGGCCGAGCGCGGCTGCACCGTGGAGGACGGGATCCGCCTGCACACCCTGGCCGATGTGGTCGCCCCGACGGACCCCATCTGTTCACCTACCTGCCCACCGCGGTGCAACCACGTTGACAGCCTGATGCACCTGGACCCTGAGCACCTGGACCCTGAGCACCTGCGCCCGATGCTGCCCTGCTTTCAGACCGCCTTCGACGCCCTCACCGCCTGGGTGCAGGACGGCCGGGAGCCGCCCCCTAGCGCGACCGTCCCGCGCCCGGCCGGCAACGGCGCCACCGACCTGCTGAACGACTGCTCGTTGTGA
- a CDS encoding MaoC/PaaZ C-terminal domain-containing protein — MPHYYEDFRPGQVFLSQARTITETDVVTFAGWSWDTNPVHTDAEAARHGRFGERIAHGLLGLSVALGLASRLGVFESCSIALLGIDGWRFQRPLMLGDTVRCRVEILATRLTSKGDAGILRRRFTLLNQRDEDVQEGELPLLVTLRPGG; from the coding sequence GTGCCCCACTACTACGAGGACTTCCGGCCTGGTCAGGTGTTCCTGAGCCAGGCGCGCACCATCACCGAGACCGACGTCGTCACCTTCGCCGGCTGGAGCTGGGACACCAATCCCGTGCACACCGACGCGGAAGCCGCCCGGCACGGACGGTTCGGTGAACGGATCGCCCACGGACTGCTCGGGCTGTCCGTCGCGCTGGGGCTGGCGTCGCGGCTCGGGGTGTTCGAGTCCTGCTCGATCGCGTTGCTGGGCATCGACGGCTGGCGGTTCCAGCGGCCCCTGATGCTCGGGGACACGGTGCGCTGCCGCGTGGAGATCCTGGCCACCAGGCTGACCAGCAAGGGGGATGCGGGCATCCTGCGACGGCGCTTCACCCTCCTCAACCAGCGCGACGAGGACGTCCAGGAGGGAGAGCTCCCCCTGCTGGTGACCCTCCGCCCCGGCGGCTGA
- a CDS encoding IS5 family transposase (programmed frameshift): MIEKLVPDGLWERIAPLLPPPKPRRHRYPGRRPIDDRAALAGIVFVLKTGITWNQLPTALVGCSGVTCWRRLRDWTEAGVWPALHEQLLAQLRALGELDLDRCAVDGSHVRALKRGDHVGPSPVDRGRPGSKHHLICDAGGIPLAVTLSGGNRNDITQLIPLVDAVPPIRGRRGRPRRRPRELFADRGYDHDIYRRQLRQRGITPRIARRGVAHGSGLGRQRWIVERSFAWLHAFKRLRTRYERRADLHLGLLQLACVLICYRRLRSF, translated from the exons GTGATCGAGAAGCTCGTGCCTGACGGGCTGTGGGAGCGGATCGCTCCGCTGCTGCCGCCGCCCAAGCCCCGTCGCCACCGGTATCCGGGCCGCCGGCCGATCGACGACCGGGCCGCACTCGCCGGCATCGTCTTCGTGCTCAAGACCGGCATCACCTGGAACCAGCTGCCCACCGCACTGGTCGGCTGCTCGGGGGTGACCTGCTGGCGGCGGCTGCGCGACTGGACCGAGGCCGGCGTCTGGCCGGCGCTGCACGAGCAGCTGCTGGCCCAACTGCGCGCGCTCGGTGAGCTGGACCTGGACCGGTGCGCGGTCGACGGCTCCCACGTGCGAGCCCTCA AAAGGGGGGACCACGTCGGCCCCTCACCGGTCGACCGCGGGCGTCCCGGCTCCAAGCACCACCTGATCTGCGATGCCGGCGGCATCCCGCTGGCTGTGACACTCAGCGGCGGCAACCGCAACGACATCACCCAGCTGATCCCGCTGGTCGACGCCGTCCCGCCGATTCGGGGCCGACGCGGCCGCCCTCGCCGCCGACCGCGGGAGCTGTTCGCCGACCGCGGCTACGACCACGACATCTACCGTCGACAGCTCCGACAGCGCGGGATCACTCCGCGGATCGCCCGCCGCGGCGTCGCCCACGGCTCGGGCCTGGGCCGTCAGCGGTGGATCGTCGAACGAAGCTTCGCCTGGCTGCACGCGTTCAAGCGGCTGCGCACCCGGTATGAACGCCGCGCCGACCTCCACCTCGGACTGCTCCAGCTGGCCTGCGTCCTGATCTGCTACCGCCGGCTTCGGTCGTTCTGA
- a CDS encoding SRPBCC family protein yields the protein MPRSYTSSVIGADPDTVWGFLRDFNRTPEFVDAITASEILGGKPADQVGCERKLTLNDGSLVRERLVALSDLDRRYTYHLLEGPFPFTRYYSTIRVSPVTHGGASFVEWWSTYDCEPEDEKAMDDLLAGSLYAGGLAAVQARLG from the coding sequence ATGCCGCGCTCGTATACCAGCTCCGTCATCGGTGCCGATCCCGACACCGTCTGGGGTTTCCTTCGCGACTTCAACCGCACACCGGAATTCGTCGACGCCATCACCGCGAGCGAGATCCTGGGTGGAAAGCCCGCCGATCAGGTCGGCTGCGAGCGGAAGCTGACGCTGAATGACGGCTCGCTGGTGCGGGAGCGGCTGGTCGCCCTCAGCGACCTCGATCGCCGCTACACCTATCACCTGCTGGAGGGACCTTTCCCGTTTACCAGGTACTACTCGACCATACGCGTCAGCCCTGTCACCCACGGGGGCGCGAGCTTCGTCGAATGGTGGAGCACGTACGACTGCGAGCCTGAAGACGAGAAGGCCATGGACGACCTGCTGGCGGGCAGTCTGTACGCAGGCGGTCTGGCGGCGGTACAGGCCCGTCTCGGCTGA